The region GAAAACTACGCGACTTCAGCCGGCCGAGATAGCGGTATCGCCTCGGTAAAAGCAAATGGTCCAAGCAAAGATATCCGTGACGACACCTAAAGCCTAGCGTTTGGAGCGAAGCTCTCTCTACCTGCACCGTAGGACTTTACGTTCTACGGTTTTAGATTCTCCCTTAATCTGCTTCGCCCCGTGACATTCGAAGCCAGGGCAACGCCATAGGAATCTCGGAAACATCCGCAATCACTTCCTTGATGTAGATATCCGTGGTCTTGCCTGAAGTGTGCACCAGGCGCTTTTGAATGTCGCTGCGGTTTTCCCCGCGCCGTGCCGCATCCGTGGCCGCCAAGGCCCGGATATCGCGGAATACCACGTCATCCTTCATTCCTATGCGTTCCTTTGCGCGGTCCCACATCGAGCTGAGGCCGGAGCGGGTGTAGGCGCCGCCTTTTTGTGTCGGGAACACGAACTGGCTGATCAGGCCATACTTGATTTTCAGTCCACGGGCGCGGGCGATCACTTCGGCAATCTCATGCGTGACGACGATATCGACCGCCTTGCCGCTGGTTTTTTGTGTCTTGCTTGGCTTGATCCTGATCCGTCCATCCTCGATCTGTGATTCTTTGAGCATGCGGATATCGATACCGCGTGCCCACAGCAGGTAGGACATATCGATGATGCAGGCGAACATAGGGCCGCTGGCCGTCGGGATGCTCAAGCCCGTGCCTTTGCGCTCTTTGCTCATCATGCCGGCTTCGCGTATCGCTTGCACTTGCGCATGCGTGGCCAGCACCTCGCGCCGTCCGGTCTTGTAGCTGGCCATGTCGAGTTGATCGATTGGGTTGTCCTGGCGCAGACCCAGTTCTCCGATGATAAACTTGAACAGCCTGCTCATCAGCGCCGCGTACTTCTTTGCTGTGTTCGGCGTGCTTTTGAAGTTGTCGCGCAAGAACCCGGCGCAGTCCTTGGTTGTTACCTGGGATGCGTGGAATTCTTCGAATTCGTAGGCGATCACGTCCAGGTAACGCCGGTAGGCATCTTGCGTATCCTTGCCGTAGTTGCCCAGCTTATTTTCCTTGAATTCCACGCAGGCATGGGGCATCGAGCCTTCGACAAGTTGCGGACTGCCCAGCAGCGCGGCCAGGGCGGCCAGCATCTTGCTTTCCCCCTCGGCCTCATAGGCAAGGTGAATCCAGTTTTGCATTTTGCCATTGGCCGGGTTGCGCATGGGCGCGGCCGCCAGATAGCGATATGCGCCGTTTTTTAGATAGACCCGGCGCGGTAGGCCGCGATTGGTTTTGCGGTGACGATTCATTTTCTGGCAGACTTCCTTACAGGGGCGGGAGCCGCCGGCATGGTGGCGGGATGGATAAGATGCATGCGAAGCACGCGCACTGTGTTGTCGTGCAATCTGGTGGCGGGTACGCCCATTTCCTTCAATACGCGCAGTTGCTCTGCCGCGCGCCGGTAGTGAGTCAGGTCGATAACCTCTTGATCGCTCAATGCCAAGTCGCTCATGTCGGTATTTCTCCTTATTGGTCTATGAAATAGTTTTTATCAGGTTAAGCTGGCGCGGGTCGCTATGGTCCAGCACGTAGATATAGGTCATGCCATCCGGCGCACGCTCTTCGCAGTCAGGTTGGCCGTTGGCCTTGGCAAGTGCTGCGGCAGTGGAGCACACACCGAACGATCGCTCAAACAGACAACCATCGCAGCCCACCGCCTCTGCCCTGTACGCCTTGAAGCGCACCGTCGTTGGATCGACAGGCTCGGCGCGCTCACCGCGCCATTTATTGCTTGTGATGCACTTCGTCATGCTGCTGTCGCTGCGAGTAGCTGAACAGCGCCCAGCGGCACCGCGCGGAACATGCCGGGCCACTGGTGGTCCAGCTCCACCCACGCATGCAGCTCGCCATTGCCCACGTCGCGGCGCAGGTCGTTGACGGTGCCGACCTGGTAGCCTTCGTCGGTATCGAATGTCACGCGGTCGCCCAGGGCGACTTGCCGCGGCAAATTGGTCGAGGTGTTCAGCATTGCGGTGCTCCTTTCAGTTTGGCGGTAACGCCGCACACGCCGAAGTGGTCGATGGCGGCCTGGATCGCGTCGCCGCTGGAAGCGGCAATCGCGGCGTATTCAAAGCGTTCGGTTTGCGTGCGAACGATCACGGCATAGGTGCTCATGTGCCATTTCCTTCATGGAGTGGGGTGTCGGGGAGGATCAGCCGGGGCCACGGGCAGGCGTTGACGGCCGCCCAGGCTGCAAGAAGTGCTGTTTTGGCCTCGTCTGGCAGGTCAGGCGCGGGCGCCGCTGGCGGCGTAGCCGGGGCAGGGCGGTCGGGGTGCGTACAGTTATTTACACGAGTCCGAGGAACGGCAACCCCAACGGCCACCCCGCGCCCGCCTGTGGCCTGTACCGGCGTCCACGTATGACGCACGGACTTGAAGACCACGCCTATCAGGTCGCTGCAGCGCACGCCGTAGGGCGTGGTGCGCAGCGTTTCGCCGTAGCGGCCGATGACGGTTTTTTCGTCCTTGGCCAGGGTGACGACCAGTTCCTTGCGCGGCACCAGGGCGCCGCCCTGGGCGCGCAGGTATTCGGCCCAGCAGGCGCGCTTTTCGCCCTCGATCTTTTGCACGGCGTCCCAAGCGCGGCGCATGGCGGCCGGGGCTTCGTTGAGCATGCTTTCCTCGATGCGGCGCAGTTCACGCCACACGGTGACGGGGGCGCCGCCCCATTGCTGGAATTGGCGGATGCCCCAGCACGCGGCCCAGGACTCGACGCGCGCCGATGGCGTCAACTCGACATCGCCTTCGGTGTCGGCCGTGACGACATAGCCTTCTTTCGTCTTGTGCTCGGCCACGCCGTCGATGTTCTTGGCCACATACTTGGCGATGTAGCCGGCGGCGCTGCCCTTGGCCCAGTCGATGCGTTTCACGTCCAGGCGGCGCGCGAAGGCGCCCGGTTCGCCACGGTCCACGCGCCAGGCGTAGCGCTTCATGATGCGGATGGCACGACCGGCCACGTCCTGCAGGTGGGGCGTCTTGTAGCTCGCGGTAGGACGCACGAACAGCAGCAGATGCCAATGCGGACAGCCATCGTGATGCGGCTCGGCGATGCGAAAGCCATACAGGCCGATGCCACGGCGCGCCAGCGCGGAGCGGCACAGTGATGTCATCTTGCCCAGGTAGGCATTCGCCTCGCGCGGCGTGGAGCCATCAAACTTGTCGTTGGGCTTGCCGCTGTGCTGCATGGCGTGAAAGCGCGATGGACACGTCCAGGTGATGAAAATGCCCTGGTCGCCGCATTCGCGGGCTATCTGCTCAAAGCCGTTGATGCGCAACATCAGCTCGCCGCGCCGGATGGCCTTGTTCGCGGTCGTTTTCTCGGCCAGCTCGGCGATGCTGAATTGCTGGCCATTCTCGTTCTGCACCAGGGTGGCGGCCAGCGCTGCCGCGTTGCGCCGGTTTTGCGCCAGACGCGACAGCACGGCATCGTTGCTGGCGTAGGGTTCGGCGCGATAGTTCACGTAGCCCAGGCGGATATTGCCGGCTTCAAAGGCGCGCTTGACGCGCTTGCGCAGCTGGCGGCGCCACCAGCGCGCATCCACCAGGCGGGCGATGGTGTCGGTCATCGTGTCGAACTCGGGCAGCTCGATGCCATACGAGGCGCATTCGTCTTCCATGATCTGAAGGGCGTGCGTGTCGGACACGGCCATCCACAGCATTTTGGTGACGCCAGCCGCCGCGCGTTCGGCGGTGGCCACAATGTCGGCGTCGCTTTGCGACAGATCGACGCCGGCTGGCACGTACTGTTCGGCGAACTCGCGCACAAAGCTCGTGGCGACGGACTCATAGACTTTGTACCAGGACGACCAGGCCATTTTTGCCATGGCGGCCGTGATGACGCGGTTGCGCCACTTGAACGGGATACGGGCCAGCTCGGGCGCGAACTGGGCGGAGCGCAAGAAGGCTTCGTGGCGTTGCGGGGCAGGCAGCAGGATTTGTTTAGATTGCATTCAACAGTCTTTCGTACACACGGATAGCGGCAGAGGTAGCGGCGCGCAGCTCGATGCGCTCTTCCTCGGTAAATGAATGGATGGGCGATTCCCAGCGGTCGGCGTCCAGGCCGGCGGCGATCAGCA is a window of Janthinobacterium sp. 1_2014MBL_MicDiv DNA encoding:
- a CDS encoding tyrosine-type recombinase/integrase encodes the protein MNRHRKTNRGLPRRVYLKNGAYRYLAAAPMRNPANGKMQNWIHLAYEAEGESKMLAALAALLGSPQLVEGSMPHACVEFKENKLGNYGKDTQDAYRRYLDVIAYEFEEFHASQVTTKDCAGFLRDNFKSTPNTAKKYAALMSRLFKFIIGELGLRQDNPIDQLDMASYKTGRREVLATHAQVQAIREAGMMSKERKGTGLSIPTASGPMFACIIDMSYLLWARGIDIRMLKESQIEDGRIRIKPSKTQKTSGKAVDIVVTHEIAEVIARARGLKIKYGLISQFVFPTQKGGAYTRSGLSSMWDRAKERIGMKDDVVFRDIRALAATDAARRGENRSDIQKRLVHTSGKTTDIYIKEVIADVSEIPMALPWLRMSRGEAD
- a CDS encoding DUF4224 domain-containing protein — translated: MSDLALSDQEVIDLTHYRRAAEQLRVLKEMGVPATRLHDNTVRVLRMHLIHPATMPAAPAPVRKSARK
- a CDS encoding replication endonuclease, which produces MQSKQILLPAPQRHEAFLRSAQFAPELARIPFKWRNRVITAAMAKMAWSSWYKVYESVATSFVREFAEQYVPAGVDLSQSDADIVATAERAAAGVTKMLWMAVSDTHALQIMEDECASYGIELPEFDTMTDTIARLVDARWWRRQLRKRVKRAFEAGNIRLGYVNYRAEPYASNDAVLSRLAQNRRNAAALAATLVQNENGQQFSIAELAEKTTANKAIRRGELMLRINGFEQIARECGDQGIFITWTCPSRFHAMQHSGKPNDKFDGSTPREANAYLGKMTSLCRSALARRGIGLYGFRIAEPHHDGCPHWHLLLFVRPTASYKTPHLQDVAGRAIRIMKRYAWRVDRGEPGAFARRLDVKRIDWAKGSAAGYIAKYVAKNIDGVAEHKTKEGYVVTADTEGDVELTPSARVESWAACWGIRQFQQWGGAPVTVWRELRRIEESMLNEAPAAMRRAWDAVQKIEGEKRACWAEYLRAQGGALVPRKELVVTLAKDEKTVIGRYGETLRTTPYGVRCSDLIGVVFKSVRHTWTPVQATGGRGVAVGVAVPRTRVNNCTHPDRPAPATPPAAPAPDLPDEAKTALLAAWAAVNACPWPRLILPDTPLHEGNGT